The Heyndrickxia vini genome contains a region encoding:
- a CDS encoding MFS transporter produces MIFRKLLGEIELTKDLSLLLYIGGIYSLSVALSNTFVNIYLWKQSGEFIDLAIYNLSVVVFQPLTFIIAGRWAKKVDRVIVLRIGVIFLALFYLSVLFFGSHASHYLVVLGGLLGIGYGFYWLAFNVLTFEITEPETRDFFNGFLGSLTSCGGMIGPILAGFIISRFTSNIGYTIVFGFSLTLFALAVVLSFFIKRRPAHGRYLLARILEERKNNRNWRLITNAHFFQGLRDGTFAFIISVFVFVSTGSEFALGTFGLINSGISFLGYSLVTRLIKSKYRKRAILLGGLLLYAGIFIIVFDFSYSRLLIYAAVIAIAYPIILVPYISMTYDVIGRGWQAAEARIEYIVVRELFLNTGRIVSILAFIGAITFFHDKQSIPYLLMILGAGYICVSYLLRKVST; encoded by the coding sequence ATGATATTTCGAAAATTGTTAGGTGAAATTGAATTAACAAAAGACTTATCGTTATTATTGTATATTGGTGGAATTTATTCGCTTAGTGTGGCGTTATCGAATACATTTGTTAATATTTATTTATGGAAACAATCTGGCGAATTTATTGATTTAGCTATATACAATTTATCTGTCGTTGTTTTTCAGCCACTCACATTTATTATAGCCGGGAGATGGGCGAAAAAGGTTGACAGGGTCATTGTCCTGCGAATCGGGGTTATTTTTTTAGCATTGTTTTATTTATCTGTACTGTTTTTCGGTAGTCATGCATCACATTATTTAGTTGTATTAGGTGGTCTTTTAGGGATTGGATATGGTTTTTATTGGCTTGCATTTAATGTACTTACATTTGAAATAACTGAACCTGAAACGAGAGACTTTTTTAATGGGTTTTTAGGAAGTCTTACTTCATGTGGCGGTATGATCGGTCCGATTTTGGCCGGGTTTATTATTTCCCGTTTTACATCCAATATTGGATATACAATTGTTTTTGGGTTTTCCCTTACACTTTTTGCCTTAGCAGTTGTACTAAGCTTTTTTATTAAAAGGCGTCCTGCTCACGGAAGATATTTGCTTGCTCGGATTTTAGAAGAGAGAAAAAATAATCGAAATTGGCGATTAATAACGAATGCCCATTTTTTTCAAGGATTACGTGATGGAACATTTGCATTTATCATTTCTGTATTTGTATTTGTTTCAACTGGCAGTGAATTTGCATTGGGAACGTTTGGGCTGATTAATTCGGGTATATCATTTTTAGGATATTCTTTAGTTACACGACTAATTAAAAGTAAATATCGAAAAAGAGCGATTCTGTTAGGAGGACTTCTTTTATATGCGGGGATATTTATTATTGTATTTGACTTTAGTTATTCGAGATTATTGATTTATGCAGCCGTAATTGCGATTGCATATCCGATTATTCTAGTGCCGTATATTTCGATGACCTACGATGTCATTGGGAGAGGGTGGCAGGCTGCTGAAGCTAGAATTGAATATATTGTTGTACGTGAATTATTTTTAAATACTGGTCGAATTGTTTCAATTTTAGCTTTTATAGGAGCGATTACTTTTTTTCATGATAAGCAGAGCATTCCTTATTTGCTCATGATATTAGGTGCAGGGTATATTTGTGTTTCCTATCTTTTAAGGAAAGTGTCTACATAA
- a CDS encoding peptidoglycan D,D-transpeptidase FtsI family protein has translation MKKKKKRLVVPFRMNIIFFVVFLLFSSLIFRLGIVQIVHGEKYTNEIKRTSDVTVQIPVPRGKIVDRNGNLIVGNKALKAITYTRPTSIKPDEMLEIAEQLAKYIKKDTKEDIKAITERDRKDFWILHHQNKAKSKITKEDEKILKRKKLAEKDYDKEIYHLMLDRITEKELNSFSKNDLEVLAIYREMLSGYPLTPQIIKNKNVTKEEIAIIGENLDVLPGVDITTDWDRYNSYKIDGFAPLASILGKITTAKEGLPSEKAEYYTALGYSRNDRVGKSYLEYQYEDVLRGKKEKVENIMDKSGKVVDSVVVRKGQRGNDLVLSVDMEFQQKVEEIITNKLSHLSQPYLDRTFVTVMNPNTGEILAMAGKLREKNEETGVREYNDFALGNMITSYAMGSAVKGAMVLTGYQTGAITMNNRVIRDEPLVFKDTKSKSSWSTSAFGNIDDLYALKRSSNVYMFKLAMRIGGQQYYIPNGPLSIDKVKAIDTLRYNFAQFGLGVKTGIDLPGEQVGFGGRIPDFAGNVLDFGIGQFDTYTPLQLVQYISTIANGGSRIRPHLVKEIREPSDDIHELGPVAHELGSNVLNKIAAKEEEIDRVKEGLRLVVYDPNGTGKSIRNKQLKIAGKTGTAEALYDGPVPHSPGLMLWNLTFAGYAPYDNPEVALSVVVPWSTTDKMHPNLDVADAVFKAYFDLKKKREKKDTNTINKKINIKKTEKQQNEANDTNSE, from the coding sequence ATGAAAAAGAAGAAAAAAAGGCTAGTTGTTCCTTTTAGAATGAATATTATCTTTTTTGTTGTCTTTCTCTTATTTTCATCACTTATTTTTAGATTAGGTATTGTTCAAATCGTGCATGGAGAAAAGTATACAAATGAGATAAAGAGGACAAGTGATGTGACGGTTCAGATACCAGTTCCGCGGGGGAAGATAGTAGATAGAAACGGAAATTTAATCGTTGGAAATAAAGCATTAAAGGCGATTACATATACAAGGCCAACATCCATTAAACCTGATGAGATGCTAGAAATTGCTGAGCAATTGGCAAAATACATCAAAAAAGATACTAAAGAAGATATTAAAGCAATTACTGAAAGAGATCGGAAAGATTTTTGGATTTTGCATCATCAAAACAAAGCAAAAAGCAAAATTACAAAGGAAGATGAAAAAATATTAAAGCGCAAAAAATTAGCTGAAAAAGATTATGATAAGGAAATTTATCATCTCATGTTAGATAGAATTACTGAAAAAGAGTTGAATTCCTTTTCGAAGAATGATCTTGAAGTACTGGCCATTTATCGGGAAATGTTAAGCGGATATCCGCTGACACCACAAATTATTAAAAATAAAAATGTGACAAAAGAAGAAATAGCTATAATTGGAGAAAACTTAGATGTATTACCTGGGGTTGATATAACAACTGATTGGGATCGATATAATAGTTATAAGATTGATGGATTCGCCCCACTTGCATCCATTTTAGGGAAAATTACAACAGCTAAAGAAGGTTTGCCAAGTGAAAAAGCTGAATATTACACTGCTTTGGGCTATAGCCGAAATGATCGAGTTGGAAAAAGTTACTTAGAGTATCAATATGAAGATGTTCTTAGAGGGAAAAAAGAAAAAGTCGAAAATATAATGGATAAATCCGGGAAAGTGGTTGATTCGGTTGTTGTAAGAAAAGGACAACGTGGAAATGATTTAGTATTATCTGTTGATATGGAATTTCAGCAAAAGGTCGAAGAAATTATTACCAATAAATTATCCCATTTATCTCAACCTTATTTGGATCGAACATTTGTCACAGTAATGAATCCCAATACAGGTGAAATATTAGCGATGGCAGGAAAACTACGAGAAAAAAATGAAGAAACGGGTGTAAGAGAATATAATGATTTTGCTTTAGGAAATATGATTACCTCTTATGCGATGGGTTCGGCCGTAAAGGGAGCTATGGTTTTGACAGGCTACCAAACTGGGGCAATTACAATGAATAATAGGGTCATAAGAGATGAGCCATTAGTGTTTAAAGATACGAAATCAAAAAGTTCTTGGAGCACATCAGCTTTTGGAAATATTGATGACTTATATGCGTTAAAGAGATCTTCAAATGTTTATATGTTTAAATTAGCAATGAGAATTGGCGGCCAGCAATATTATATTCCTAATGGGCCACTTAGTATCGATAAGGTAAAAGCGATAGATACATTAAGGTATAATTTTGCGCAATTCGGATTAGGAGTCAAGACTGGCATCGATCTTCCTGGTGAGCAAGTCGGATTTGGTGGAAGAATCCCAGATTTCGCAGGTAATGTATTAGACTTCGGCATCGGACAATTTGATACGTATACACCATTACAATTAGTTCAATACATTTCTACGATTGCTAATGGCGGAAGTCGAATCAGGCCTCATTTAGTTAAAGAAATACGTGAGCCAAGTGATGATATCCATGAACTTGGTCCGGTAGCCCACGAACTTGGATCGAATGTATTAAATAAAATAGCGGCGAAAGAAGAGGAAATCGATCGTGTAAAAGAAGGTTTACGATTAGTTGTCTATGATCCGAACGGAACCGGTAAATCAATCAGGAATAAGCAATTAAAGATCGCAGGAAAAACAGGAACAGCGGAAGCCCTTTATGATGGTCCCGTTCCCCATAGTCCGGGGTTGATGCTTTGGAACTTGACATTTGCCGGCTATGCACCGTATGACAATCCTGAAGTCGCCCTCTCTGTTGTTGTTCCTTGGTCTACGACAGATAAAATGCACCCAAATTTAGACGTAGCAGATGCAGTGTTTAAAGCATATTTTGATTTAAAAAAGAAACGTGAGAAAAAGGATACGAATACTATTAATAAAAAAATAAATATAAAAAAGACTGAAAAACAACAAAATGAAGCAAATGATACAAATTCAGAATGA
- a CDS encoding peptidoglycan D,D-transpeptidase FtsI family protein — translation MKKTKKKKRAFVSLRMNILFFVVFLLFSSLILRLGIVQIVYGDDYKREIDRKENVTVNTSVPRGKILDRNGKLVVGNKPLDAITYTRPQNIKSEDILKIAEDLAKLIKKDTKADFKAITERDKKDFWILKHPDEAAAKVSKAEIKKLKNDNSKIYQLTLDRITEKEYNSFSKKEMEVLAIYREMIGGYPLSPQVIKNKNVTPEEFAVVSENLDKLPGVDTTTDWDRYNVYKDKEGNATLGSVIGKISSSKEGLPKDLVDYYLSRDYSRNDRVGKSYIEYQYEDILQGQKEKVKNVTDKAGNVLDSEVVREGKRGDDLVLSIDIDLQRKVEKIIKEKLGSSRIGQPYMDRAFVSVMNPYTGEVLSMAGKQYEHNKKTGKTDINDYALGNMTTSYSMGSVVKGATVLTGYQTGAISPGEVLNDRPLQFLHTKVKKSWNTSGFGPINDLYALKRSSNVYMFLTAMKLGGQQTYVPNGPLSIDKVAAIEKFRKNFSQFGLGVKTGIDLPGEQTGFGGGQIPPEAGKVLDFAIGQYDTYTPLQLVQYMSTIANGGYRVQPHIAKEIREPNSKMDEMGPVIQEIKPKVLNKVDMKEEWIDRVKLGLEQVVNDPLGTGYGTIKAKQYKIAGKTGTAQALYDGPVSHNPGLMLWNVTFAGYAPYDHPEIAVSVVVPWSTTDQTHVNLEIANDVFKAYFELKEKREKDGLNDSTSTKKVENLDEAKKQQ, via the coding sequence TTGAAGAAAACGAAAAAGAAAAAAAGAGCGTTTGTCTCCTTACGAATGAATATATTATTTTTTGTTGTCTTTTTACTCTTCTCTTCCTTAATTCTTCGACTTGGAATTGTCCAAATTGTTTACGGTGATGATTACAAGCGGGAGATAGATAGAAAAGAGAATGTAACGGTTAACACATCTGTTCCAAGAGGGAAAATTTTAGACCGAAATGGTAAGTTAGTTGTTGGGAATAAACCGTTAGATGCAATTACGTATACTAGACCACAAAATATAAAATCAGAAGACATATTAAAAATTGCGGAAGATTTAGCAAAACTAATCAAAAAAGATACAAAGGCAGATTTCAAAGCAATAACAGAACGAGACAAAAAGGATTTTTGGATTTTAAAACATCCTGATGAAGCAGCAGCAAAAGTTTCAAAAGCAGAAATAAAAAAGTTGAAAAATGATAATTCAAAAATTTATCAATTAACACTTGATCGTATTACTGAGAAGGAGTACAATTCTTTCTCAAAAAAAGAGATGGAAGTGTTAGCAATATACCGAGAAATGATTGGTGGCTATCCATTATCGCCTCAAGTCATAAAAAATAAAAATGTAACACCAGAGGAATTTGCGGTTGTCAGTGAAAATCTTGATAAACTTCCTGGAGTAGATACGACTACTGACTGGGATCGATATAACGTCTATAAGGATAAAGAAGGCAATGCAACATTGGGGTCTGTAATTGGGAAGATATCATCCTCAAAAGAAGGCTTACCGAAGGATTTGGTTGACTATTATTTATCACGAGATTATAGCAGAAATGACCGTGTGGGTAAAAGTTATATTGAATACCAATATGAAGATATTTTGCAAGGACAAAAGGAAAAAGTTAAAAATGTAACGGATAAGGCTGGAAACGTCCTGGATTCCGAAGTTGTTAGAGAAGGTAAAAGAGGGGACGATTTAGTCCTATCAATTGATATTGATTTACAACGTAAGGTTGAAAAAATTATTAAAGAAAAATTAGGCAGTTCGAGAATTGGACAACCATATATGGACCGAGCATTTGTTTCCGTTATGAATCCATATACAGGGGAAGTCTTATCGATGGCAGGTAAACAATATGAACATAATAAAAAGACGGGAAAAACAGATATTAATGATTATGCATTAGGAAATATGACTACGTCGTATTCAATGGGATCTGTAGTTAAGGGAGCAACAGTTTTAACAGGTTATCAAACTGGTGCAATTTCTCCTGGAGAGGTATTAAATGATAGACCTTTGCAATTCTTGCATACAAAGGTGAAAAAATCTTGGAATACGTCCGGATTCGGTCCAATAAATGACCTATATGCATTGAAAAGATCCTCAAACGTATATATGTTTTTAACGGCAATGAAATTAGGTGGACAACAAACTTATGTTCCTAATGGACCTTTAAGTATTGATAAAGTAGCTGCAATTGAAAAATTCAGAAAGAACTTTTCTCAATTTGGTTTAGGTGTGAAAACGGGAATTGATTTACCGGGGGAACAAACTGGTTTTGGTGGCGGACAAATTCCACCTGAAGCGGGGAAAGTTTTGGACTTTGCTATTGGCCAATATGACACGTATACACCATTACAACTTGTACAATATATGTCCACAATTGCAAATGGTGGTTATCGCGTGCAGCCTCATATTGCAAAAGAAATTCGTGAACCAAATAGCAAAATGGATGAGATGGGTCCGGTCATTCAAGAAATTAAACCTAAAGTTCTAAATAAAGTTGATATGAAAGAAGAGTGGATTGATCGTGTGAAACTTGGATTAGAACAAGTAGTGAATGATCCACTTGGGACAGGATACGGAACAATCAAAGCTAAACAATATAAAATTGCCGGGAAAACAGGTACAGCCCAAGCTCTTTATGATGGACCGGTTTCACACAATCCAGGCCTAATGCTTTGGAATGTAACCTTTGCTGGCTATGCACCGTATGATCATCCGGAAATAGCGGTATCAGTTGTAGTGCCATGGTCAACAACTGACCAAACGCATGTGAACTTAGAAATTGCGAATGATGTGTTTAAAGCATACTTCGAATTAAAGGAAAAACGTGAAAAAGATGGATTAAATGATTCAACATCAACTAAAAAAGTTGAAAACTTGGACGAAGCAAAAAAACAACAATAA
- a CDS encoding endolytic transglycosylase MltG: MSKQTTRAFALGLLLSAILILVFKPFDTVHKVSTVKEGYEQIKKTDLKQLQQEKAQWEEKYHTLAAQKNDQTTNKEKTQTTAKTGSTQNNEMIKYRLTIKSGMTPYEIGENLKAAKIIKDDDKFVQFLIKHKYHEKIQLGKFNLNNKMNFEKIAVVITKGK, encoded by the coding sequence ATGAGCAAACAAACAACTAGAGCCTTCGCACTAGGACTTTTACTTTCGGCCATCCTGATCCTTGTATTTAAACCATTTGATACCGTACATAAGGTAAGTACCGTTAAAGAAGGCTACGAACAAATTAAAAAAACAGACCTAAAACAATTACAACAAGAAAAAGCGCAATGGGAAGAAAAATACCATACGCTTGCGGCACAAAAAAATGATCAGACAACAAATAAAGAAAAAACTCAAACAACTGCTAAAACCGGATCAACTCAAAACAACGAAATGATTAAATATCGCTTAACCATTAAGTCTGGAATGACACCATATGAAATTGGTGAAAATTTAAAAGCGGCAAAAATTATTAAAGACGATGATAAATTTGTCCAATTCCTAATTAAACATAAATATCATGAGAAAATTCAACTTGGGAAATTTAACTTAAATAATAAGATGAATTTCGAAAAAATAGCGGTAGTTATTACTAAAGGTAAATAA
- the rpmG gene encoding 50S ribosomal protein L33: protein MRVNITLACTDCGERNYISTKNKRNNPDRIELKKYCPREKRATVHRETK from the coding sequence ATGCGTGTAAATATAACATTAGCTTGCACAGATTGCGGTGAGCGTAACTATATTTCAACAAAAAATAAGCGTAATAATCCAGACCGTATTGAGCTTAAAAAATACTGTCCGAGAGAAAAACGTGCAACTGTACATCGCGAAACAAAGTAA
- a CDS encoding 5-formyltetrahydrofolate cyclo-ligase has protein sequence MEKKELREHLKKELSLIDRCTYEQNSYLIAKQLFGLQQFNAASTVAITLSRFPEVDTWQIIRKGWEVGKRMVVPKCLPKTKEMVFREITSFKQLESVYFGLFEPIDCQTIEVKKDELDLIIVPGITFTRNGYRIGFGGGYYDRFLSDYQGKTISLAFSAQIKLDIPIEKHDIPVQRIITENETIHCTE, from the coding sequence GTGGAGAAAAAAGAGCTAAGAGAACATCTAAAAAAAGAATTATCATTAATTGATCGGTGTACATATGAACAAAACTCCTACTTAATTGCAAAACAATTATTTGGGCTTCAACAATTTAATGCAGCATCAACCGTTGCTATCACTTTATCCCGATTCCCTGAAGTCGATACTTGGCAAATTATTCGTAAAGGTTGGGAAGTAGGGAAACGAATGGTTGTACCTAAATGTTTGCCCAAAACAAAAGAAATGGTGTTTAGAGAAATTACCTCGTTTAAACAATTAGAAAGCGTGTATTTTGGTCTTTTTGAACCAATTGATTGTCAGACAATTGAGGTTAAGAAAGATGAGTTGGATTTAATTATCGTTCCGGGGATCACCTTTACTCGTAATGGATATCGGATTGGCTTTGGTGGTGGTTATTATGATCGCTTCTTGAGTGATTATCAAGGAAAAACAATTTCATTAGCCTTTTCAGCCCAAATAAAATTAGACATCCCTATTGAAAAACATGATATTCCTGTTCAGCGGATAATTACTGAAAATGAAACAATTCATTGCACTGAATAA
- a CDS encoding rhomboid family intramembrane serine protease, giving the protein MSNREDYLFWKLAQILITDKGYSLMHISEDHNELWLEDTANKHAQVIRLLRNDLDWGKKLQRDVHHTAVQAENIRKHLMKRQLNVLNIYVSMHLPVDEFESYIQRPIQVNKKTLLHSAIIDQENVNTGITYLEKLLNDEIIIHLNDEYEDQDVAELKSAVITNVVSKTKQEQQFFDNGKPFFTYVFLAIQIAMFILLEMTGGSNNQENLIRYGAKFNPLILEGEWWRFITPIFLHIGFLHILMNSLALFYLGPTVEKIFGRIRFVWIYLFSGFAGVLASFLFSSHLSAGASGAIFGCFGALLYIGAANPKLFFRTMGMNVIIVIIINLVFGFSVSGIDNYGHLGGLVGGFLAAAVVHFPKQHRWFTQIGAFLLTAIVTGSLLFMGFNNESPEVIHGLAQQKLNDENYEEAYKLFNQLVEKGKGDAVTYFQLSYTEIQLQKLEKAKEHLQKTIELDPKFHQAYYNLALLYANEGDLTKAKELVQKALKLSNDKKYEDLLNKMNDAS; this is encoded by the coding sequence TTGAGCAATAGAGAAGATTACTTATTTTGGAAATTAGCCCAAATATTAATTACAGATAAAGGCTATTCCTTAATGCATATAAGTGAGGATCATAATGAATTATGGCTTGAGGATACAGCAAATAAACACGCCCAAGTAATAAGACTATTGCGCAATGATTTGGATTGGGGGAAGAAACTCCAGCGTGATGTCCATCATACTGCTGTACAAGCGGAAAATATACGAAAACATTTAATGAAACGACAGTTAAATGTTCTAAACATATATGTCAGTATGCATTTACCGGTAGATGAGTTTGAATCTTATATTCAGCGTCCCATACAAGTAAATAAGAAAACTTTATTACATAGTGCAATTATCGACCAAGAAAATGTTAACACTGGTATAACATATTTAGAGAAATTACTAAATGATGAAATTATTATACATTTAAATGATGAATATGAAGACCAAGATGTTGCGGAATTGAAATCAGCAGTAATAACAAATGTGGTTTCAAAGACAAAACAAGAACAGCAGTTTTTTGATAATGGCAAACCATTTTTCACCTATGTGTTTCTAGCGATTCAAATTGCCATGTTTATTTTGTTGGAAATGACAGGTGGAAGTAATAATCAAGAAAATTTGATTCGGTACGGTGCGAAATTCAATCCTTTAATTTTAGAAGGTGAATGGTGGCGGTTTATTACGCCTATTTTTCTTCACATTGGTTTTCTACATATCCTTATGAATTCATTAGCCTTATTTTATTTAGGACCGACGGTAGAGAAAATTTTTGGACGGATTAGATTTGTTTGGATCTATCTTTTTTCGGGATTTGCTGGAGTACTAGCTAGTTTCTTATTTAGTAGTCATTTATCTGCTGGGGCAAGTGGTGCAATATTCGGTTGTTTTGGTGCCTTGTTATATATTGGTGCAGCAAACCCGAAATTATTTTTCCGAACAATGGGTATGAATGTGATCATAGTCATTATCATCAATCTTGTGTTTGGCTTTAGTGTGTCAGGGATTGATAATTATGGCCATCTTGGCGGACTTGTCGGAGGCTTCCTTGCAGCTGCAGTTGTTCATTTTCCAAAGCAACACAGATGGTTTACTCAAATCGGAGCATTTTTACTGACTGCAATTGTTACTGGAAGCCTACTATTTATGGGTTTTAATAATGAATCGCCTGAAGTTATACATGGCCTGGCTCAACAAAAGTTAAATGATGAAAACTATGAAGAAGCTTACAAATTGTTTAATCAGTTAGTCGAAAAAGGCAAAGGTGATGCAGTTACCTATTTTCAGCTTTCATATACTGAAATCCAACTTCAGAAATTAGAAAAAGCAAAAGAACATCTTCAAAAAACAATCGAGCTTGATCCAAAATTTCATCAGGCATACTATAATTTAGCATTATTGTATGCAAACGAGGGAGACCTTACAAAGGCGAAAGAACTTGTTCAAAAAGCATTAAAACTCTCAAATGATAAAAAATATGAAGACCTGCTGAATAAAATGAATGATGCTAGTTAA
- a CDS encoding YqgQ family protein yields the protein MKTFYDVQQLLKKYGIIIYVGDRLGDIKLMEIEIRELYKLHLIDSEVFTTAILVLRQEMLNCKKM from the coding sequence TTGAAAACGTTTTATGATGTCCAACAATTATTAAAAAAGTATGGAATTATTATTTATGTAGGGGATCGTTTAGGAGATATAAAATTAATGGAAATAGAAATTAGAGAATTATATAAATTGCACTTAATCGACAGTGAAGTATTTACGACAGCTATTTTAGTATTGCGTCAGGAAATGCTAAACTGCAAAAAAATGTAA
- a CDS encoding ROK family glucokinase — MTEKWIAGIDLGGTTTKLAFINENGEIIQKWEIATDNSEKGKNILKNISDSINQELERLGKGKEILLGIGIGVPGAVDLKEGIIYEAVNLGWEDNFPVVQSLGELTGLPVVIDNDANCAALGEMWKGAGQGANDLLCVTLGTGVGGGVIIKKQIVHGVKGAAGEIGHITVIPENGSPCNCGKTGCLETVASATGISRIATESLHTYENNSRIKDIFASHGSLSAKDVFDCAKENDQLAKKIVNQVAFYLGLTLANIGNSLNPEKIVIGGGVSKAGDILLSPITSYFQKYAFSTVAQSTTLHLATLGNDAGVIGAAWLIKSK; from the coding sequence ATGACAGAGAAATGGATTGCAGGAATTGATTTAGGAGGAACAACAACAAAATTAGCCTTTATAAATGAAAATGGCGAGATTATTCAAAAATGGGAAATTGCTACGGATAATTCAGAAAAGGGGAAAAATATTTTAAAGAATATTTCTGATTCAATTAACCAAGAATTAGAAAGACTAGGGAAGGGGAAAGAAATCCTTCTTGGAATTGGAATCGGTGTTCCGGGAGCAGTTGATTTAAAAGAGGGTATTATTTACGAAGCTGTAAATCTCGGATGGGAGGATAATTTTCCGGTTGTTCAATCTTTAGGTGAATTGACTGGTTTACCTGTTGTTATCGATAATGATGCTAACTGTGCAGCACTAGGAGAAATGTGGAAAGGTGCAGGACAAGGTGCTAACGATCTTCTATGTGTGACACTTGGAACAGGTGTTGGTGGCGGAGTCATCATTAAGAAACAGATTGTCCATGGGGTGAAAGGGGCAGCGGGTGAAATAGGACATATAACGGTTATACCTGAAAACGGATCACCATGTAATTGTGGGAAAACTGGATGCTTGGAAACAGTTGCTTCAGCAACAGGCATTTCACGAATAGCAACAGAAAGCTTACATACATATGAGAATAATTCCCGTATCAAAGACATATTTGCGAGTCATGGAAGTCTAAGCGCAAAAGATGTATTTGATTGTGCAAAAGAGAATGATCAGCTAGCGAAGAAAATAGTTAATCAAGTTGCATTTTATTTAGGGTTGACACTTGCGAATATAGGAAATAGTTTAAATCCTGAGAAAATCGTTATCGGTGGGGGCGTTTCAAAAGCTGGAGACATATTGCTTTCGCCAATTACCTCTTATTTTCAAAAATATGCTTTCTCTACGGTAGCTCAATCAACTACGCTTCACTTAGCAACATTAGGTAATGATGCTGGAGTAATTGGTGCAGCTTGGTTAATAAAAAGCAAATAA